The Brumimicrobium sp. genomic interval TGAAGATTCTGAAGATTGGTATAAATGTAAAGTAAGTTATGTTTCGTATGATCCGGACAGTGAAAAAGAAAAGAAAATAACCAATAATTTCTTGGTGACTGCCAAAAATGTGAAAGAAGCTTTTGACCGAATTAAAGAAAGTTTAAGTGATATGACTGTTTCTTTTGAAATTCCATCGATTATGTTGACCTCTATCGTTGAAGTTATTCCCTACGATGGTGAATCAGAAACATCTATGGAAAAAGAACAGGTTGTTCATGAGCTCGATACTGAAGCGGCAGTTTCTTTTAAAGATGAATCAGAGGAAGAATAGACATGGAAGAATTTTTAGAGTCTTTACGTAACGATCATTCTGATTTTGACAAGGGTTCGCTAGAGGATCAAGTCAAAAAGGTGAATCCTATTGTTTTATTTAAACGTTGGTTGAATGAGGCAGTAGAAAATAAATGTGAAGAACCTAATGCGATGGCTATTAGTACTGTTGATATGAATGGTATGCCATCTTCTCGATATGTTTATTTAAAAGAAATGGATGACAATGGATTGGTTTTCTATACCAATTATGATAGTCATAAAGGTCATGACTTAACTAAAAACCCACATATTTCTGTACTTTTCTTTTGGAGGGAAATGAGTCGTCAGATTCGTGTGCAAGGAATTGTAGAGAAAGTACCTACTGAATTATCTGATGAATATTTTAATTCACGTCCGAGAGAGAGTCAAATTGGTGCTTGGGCTTCTCAACAAAGTGAGATTATTTTGGATAGAAAGACACTGGAAGATAAAGTAATTCAACTTACAAAAGAATTTGAGGGGAAAGAAGTTCCGCGACCTGAATATTGGGGTGGATATTATATAAAACCAATTTATTTTGAATTCTGGCAGGGTAGAGAAAGTCGTTTACACGATAGAATTTGCTTTGAAAAGAAGCATATAGAAGATATACAATGGAATGTTTACAGAAGAAATCCATAGTTCTTCGAAGAAAATAATGACGGAATCAGAAATATATCAATTGGATAATGGCATGAGGGTCGTGTATAAACATGACTCTTCCATAGTAGCTCATTTAGGAGTGATGATGAAAGCTGGTTCCAAATATGAAAGGGAGAACGAATACGGATTAGCTCATTTTCTAGAACATAGTTTCTTTAAAGGAACTACGCATCGCAAAACTTTCCATGTGTTGTCGCGATTAGACTCAGTAGGTGGGGAATTGAACGCTTATACAACCAAAGAAGAAATTTGTGTTTATGGTTCTTTTACGGACAATCATTTTGTACGTGCGGTTGAGCTATTATCTGATATATTATTTAATTCCGTTTTCCCTATTAAGGAAATTGAAAAAGAGAAAGCAGTTATTATAGATGAAATCAATTCTTATTTAGATTCCCCTTCGGAGAAAATATTTGATGATTTTGAAATGTATCTCTATCCCAACCATCCGTTAGGTCATAATATTTTAGGTTCGGTGGAATCGGTAGAATCTTTTACAAAAGACGATTTACATAACTATTTAGAAAGATTCCTTTTTCCTGATAATATGGTTATTTCTTTTGTGGGAAATTTAAAATTAGATTTTGTTCTTAAACAATTGAATCATTTTTTTGGTGCTTTTAAGAAGAAATCTTCACTCCCCAAAATTGGCTTACCTAACGATAGCAAACCTTTTCATATTGAATTAGCCGAGAGTAATTATCAATCACATATCATGTTGGGAGGAAAAGCTCCAAGTTATTTTGATCCCGATAGAACTGCTTTTGCATTGATAACAAATGTGTTGGGAGGACCAGCTTTAAATTCTAGATTAGTACTGGGAATTCGAGAGAAATATGGATACACATACAATATAGAATCTAGCTACAATGCCTTTGAAGAAACTGGATATTGGAATGTTTACGCTGGAACAGATCCTAAATATCAAAAGAAAACTATACAATTAATAGAGAAGGAAATAGCTCTCTTCATGAATGAAGTTTTTTCAGACACACAATTAAAGAAGGTAAAAGAGCAAATTAAAGGGCAACTGGCTTTGAGTATGGATAATAATGTCAATGTGATGCTCAATTTAGCTAAAAATCTATTAGTGTATAACCAGTTAGATACTTTGTCCGATACTTACCAAAAAATAGATAGTATATCAGGGAAGGATATCCAACGTGTTTCACAAATTTACTTTCCCAAAGAAAAACAATCGGATTTGATCTTTACTGTAGAAGATTAGTAGTTAATAACGTTAGATTTCATACGTTCTTTGACTTCATCAAATCCTTCTAGATTATCTGATAGCACAACAATAACATCGTAGGGCTCTATTATCGTGTGAATATCCGGATTTATATAGGAATCCTTGCGTTTAATCATTGTAATAATAGCATCTTCTGGAAATCCAATTTCTACGGCTTTTTTACCAATACATTCTCGGTGATTTTCTACAAAAAATTCTTGCATAATTGATTTTGGAGAATTTGCCATTAAACGATCAAGTTCATTAATTTCTTTTACACCATCTTCTTTTACTACACGTAACCATTTAGCAAAAACTCCAATGGTTGTTCCCTGAAATAATACAGAAGTTACCGAAATAAAAAATACAATATTGAAAATAATTGGAGCCTTTTCTACCCCAGCAATGAGAGGATAAGTAGCAAATACAATAGGAACAGCTCCTCTTAATCCGACCCAAGAGATATAAAACCTTCGTTGTATTCTCATTTTAAAGGGAATCAAACTGAGGAAAACAGAAAGGGGACGGGCAACTAAGATTAAGAATACAGAAATAATCAATCCAACGCCGAGATAAGGAATTAAATTGGATGGGGTAACTAGTAATCCTAACGTTAAAAAGAGCACTATCTGCATTAACCATGCAATTCCATCAAAAACTTGAAGGATGGTCTTTTTGTACACAAGATTTGAATTTCCAAGAAAAATACCACAAATGTATATAGCAAGGAATCCATTACCTCCTATAAAATCAGTAGCTGAAAAAGTAATAAACATGAGAGCAATAACCAAAACAGGATACAATCCTTCTAAGCCTATTTCTATACGATTAATAATTAATTTACTAAGTTTTCCAAAAGCAAATCCAGCAATACCACCAATAACCATTTGAGTTAGAAATAATGGTATAATTGATAAGATACCTTGGTCTGGATGAGTAACAAGCGTTAGAAAGGAAATGGTTAAGACATAAGCCATAGGGTCGTTACTTCCACTTTCAAACTCAAGAGTGGGTCTGAGATTTTCTCGAAGTGCAATACTCTTAGAACGTAGAATAGAAAAGACTGCGGCAGCATCGGTAGAAGAAACAATGGAACCTAATAATAAACTCTCATAAAGTGTAAAATCTTCAATTAAGAAGTTAATGAAAAGTCCTAGAGTTATTGCAGTAAGTAAAACGCCTAAAGTAGATAGCACTACACCTTGTTTCCAAATGGGTTTTACGGAAGGCCAATTGGTATCTAGTCCCCCAGAGAATAGGATGAAATTTAAAGAGATTACTCCTATAAATTGTGCAATATTGGGGTCATTGAATTGAATCTTCAATAAGCCATCCTGACCCGCTAACATACCGATTGATAAGAACAAGATTAAAACTGGAACGCCATATTGATAAGCTCGCTTGCCTAGCATAATACTTGCAAAAAGCAAAATAGAACCAATTAATAAGATATTTTCACTTGTTAAAATCATATATTTAAATAGCGGGTACAAATATACTATTTTAACGATTTTAAACTTTACATTTGTTTAATTGTTTTAATAATGAATTAAATCGTATAGAAATATGAAAAATAAATTAGCTTTAACAGTAACTTTCCTTATGAGTTTCTTTGTATTGTTAGCACAAACTCCTCGAGAGATTAAGCAAGTAGATAAGAAACAAGTAAACTTTTGGGAATCTATGGATATTATCATTATTACTGTTATTTTAGTAATAGTACTTATAATCGCCAGGAAATGGTCCAGCAAAATTCTTAAAAAACGAGATGAAGTTATTGAAAAAGAAGAGAAATAATCTCTTCTTTTTTTGATAGATCTTATTTTTTGTCGTGATGATGTTCGACTCTTATAGTATGTCCCATTTTATCACGTTTAGTTTCTAAATAGAACTGATTGTATTCATTACTCTCAATTTCAATAGGAACATTTTCTACTACTTCTAATCCATAACCAACTAAACCTGTCCTTTTCTTGGGATTATTAGACATTAATCTCATTTTGGTAACGCCTAGATCTCTAAGGATTTGAGCTCCGATACCATAGTCTCGTTGATCTGGTTTAAACCCTAACTTTTCATTTGCCTCAACAGTATCATAGCCCTCTTCTTGTAATTTATAGGCCTTTAACTTATTCATCATACCAATTCCACGACCTTCTTGATTCATATAGATAATAACTCCTTTTCCAGCTTCTTGTACCATTTGCATTGATTTGTGGAGTTGAGGTCCACAATCACAACGACATGAGCCAAAGATATCTCCAGTTATGCAGGAACTATGAACGCGTACTAGAATTGGTTCGTCTTTTTCCCATTCACCTTTGATAAGAGCCAGGTGTTCTTCTCCCGTATTTTTATCTGTATAAGCAATCATATCGAAGTCTCCCCATTCGGTAGGAAGATGCACTTTTACCTGGCGCTCTACTAAAGTTTCTTTTGTTAATCTATATTTGATTAAATCTTCAATACTGATGATTTTTAAATCAAACTTATCAGCAATTTTAAATAACTGGGGTAAACGTGCCATACTTCCGTCTTCATTAAGTATTTCTACTAATATTCCTGCGGGTTTCATTCCTGAAAGACGGGCTAAATCAATAGAAGCTTCTGTATGTCCAGCTCTTCTCAACACGCCACCTTTTTTAGCTGCTAAAGGGAAAATGTGTCCTGGCCTTCCTAATTCATGGGCAGAGGTGTTTTCATTTACTAAAGCTGCAATTGTTTTAGCTCTATCATGTGCAGATATACCAGTAGTACAGCCATTTCCTATTAAATCAACTGAAACGGTGAAAGCAGTATGGTGCAAAACAGTATTGTTTTTGACCATTGGCTGTAAGTCTAATTCATCACAACGCTCTTGTGTTAGTGGTGCACAAATAAGACCTCTCCCGTGCGTTGCCATGAAATTAATGATTTCAGGTGTCACATTTTCGGCAGCAGTTACAAAGTCTCCTTCATTTTCTCTCCCTTCGTCATCCACAACTATAATAACTTTTCCGGCTTTTATATCGGCGATGGCTTCTTCGATTGTATTGAGTTTACGATCTTCCATTATGATATCTAAATTTTGTGCAAAGATACGATATTTTTAGTTGAATCTGAATACTTAAAGTAGAAAGTTATCTTGTAGTAAAAATTGAAGTAGAAGTTTTGCGTGACTGGTCTATAAACGAATTAAATCAATAAGTTTTTGGGTAGTTGTTTCCCATGTGAAATGTTGACTTATATAGTCT includes:
- a CDS encoding DUF4494 domain-containing protein — protein: MNWFTVKVKYTKQTEDGRFQRVTEPYLIDAASFTDAEARIYKEVGEYIRGEFLITGISKTEFADIFYYEDSEDWYKCKVSYVSYDPDSEKEKKITNNFLVTAKNVKEAFDRIKESLSDMTVSFEIPSIMLTSIVEVIPYDGESETSMEKEQVVHELDTEAAVSFKDESEEE
- a CDS encoding bifunctional 3,4-dihydroxy-2-butanone-4-phosphate synthase/GTP cyclohydrolase II — encoded protein: MEDRKLNTIEEAIADIKAGKVIIVVDDEGRENEGDFVTAAENVTPEIINFMATHGRGLICAPLTQERCDELDLQPMVKNNTVLHHTAFTVSVDLIGNGCTTGISAHDRAKTIAALVNENTSAHELGRPGHIFPLAAKKGGVLRRAGHTEASIDLARLSGMKPAGILVEILNEDGSMARLPQLFKIADKFDLKIISIEDLIKYRLTKETLVERQVKVHLPTEWGDFDMIAYTDKNTGEEHLALIKGEWEKDEPILVRVHSSCITGDIFGSCRCDCGPQLHKSMQMVQEAGKGVIIYMNQEGRGIGMMNKLKAYKLQEEGYDTVEANEKLGFKPDQRDYGIGAQILRDLGVTKMRLMSNNPKKRTGLVGYGLEVVENVPIEIESNEYNQFYLETKRDKMGHTIRVEHHHDKK
- the pdxH gene encoding pyridoxamine 5'-phosphate oxidase; the encoded protein is MEEFLESLRNDHSDFDKGSLEDQVKKVNPIVLFKRWLNEAVENKCEEPNAMAISTVDMNGMPSSRYVYLKEMDDNGLVFYTNYDSHKGHDLTKNPHISVLFFWREMSRQIRVQGIVEKVPTELSDEYFNSRPRESQIGAWASQQSEIILDRKTLEDKVIQLTKEFEGKEVPRPEYWGGYYIKPIYFEFWQGRESRLHDRICFEKKHIEDIQWNVYRRNP
- a CDS encoding potassium/proton antiporter, producing MILTSENILLIGSILLFASIMLGKRAYQYGVPVLILFLSIGMLAGQDGLLKIQFNDPNIAQFIGVISLNFILFSGGLDTNWPSVKPIWKQGVVLSTLGVLLTAITLGLFINFLIEDFTLYESLLLGSIVSSTDAAAVFSILRSKSIALRENLRPTLEFESGSNDPMAYVLTISFLTLVTHPDQGILSIIPLFLTQMVIGGIAGFAFGKLSKLIINRIEIGLEGLYPVLVIALMFITFSATDFIGGNGFLAIYICGIFLGNSNLVYKKTILQVFDGIAWLMQIVLFLTLGLLVTPSNLIPYLGVGLIISVFLILVARPLSVFLSLIPFKMRIQRRFYISWVGLRGAVPIVFATYPLIAGVEKAPIIFNIVFFISVTSVLFQGTTIGVFAKWLRVVKEDGVKEINELDRLMANSPKSIMQEFFVENHRECIGKKAVEIGFPEDAIITMIKRKDSYINPDIHTIIEPYDVIVVLSDNLEGFDEVKERMKSNVINY
- a CDS encoding insulinase family protein, with amino-acid sequence MTESEIYQLDNGMRVVYKHDSSIVAHLGVMMKAGSKYERENEYGLAHFLEHSFFKGTTHRKTFHVLSRLDSVGGELNAYTTKEEICVYGSFTDNHFVRAVELLSDILFNSVFPIKEIEKEKAVIIDEINSYLDSPSEKIFDDFEMYLYPNHPLGHNILGSVESVESFTKDDLHNYLERFLFPDNMVISFVGNLKLDFVLKQLNHFFGAFKKKSSLPKIGLPNDSKPFHIELAESNYQSHIMLGGKAPSYFDPDRTAFALITNVLGGPALNSRLVLGIREKYGYTYNIESSYNAFEETGYWNVYAGTDPKYQKKTIQLIEKEIALFMNEVFSDTQLKKVKEQIKGQLALSMDNNVNVMLNLAKNLLVYNQLDTLSDTYQKIDSISGKDIQRVSQIYFPKEKQSDLIFTVED